The Caulifigura coniformis genome includes a region encoding these proteins:
- a CDS encoding spermidine synthase, whose product MRYGLTFLHRLSSFSAGATAGGLIVGLLSWVWCSQFVIAWGTGLASVTSIGVALVLAASIRLATRGTSGATSPSTWLAIAAWTVASPNVLAFTTGSSGRILDDPFRAFLTTQTAALFFLLPGFSLLLRGMPRSDEGNGAAIRRATVAAGAVWCLAPLTLGVWPGPHAAALGMAALLLARFVRELMSRTEAPVGTSTASVCQGDGLLITACGAATGAGMAIAITQWVQMQLFLPTAALWCATWGGLLLGVGGAMKSRRSGDSLSRAARHFATMALLVGAMAACFALLLRTAMTISGSVSWLPAIVVLRMLIVVALAYLPGRTLGFALSTVAGGATVAACGRPLLVAACFVGAFSAACWRDVTLLSAGPFSLAFGAAAVGLWLLSAGSANVHSRLRWTTLAAASLAVVAACVADPAGSIAAQRALFSGTHFQARALGVPGQLLRSLDDGRLLRSTVTSSGVTAVWSHSGVQWALRENGLTRGVVSTQPDLCPQSVPEVLAAVLPLTMHPQPHHILLMSASYPTVAATCLVFPVESVTAVDDNSAALTFCRESAERIVPSLNKGDNRLVLHHADPIRGLATSDRIYDVIISPDSIVGDLESVRQWTAEHLRMVASHLSAEGVYCQRITCFDLNVHSVLDVVRTAQAVFPVVQLSEVAPGEWLLVGRPTGEAVLDKTFLERLEKPHVRDVLAQAGWDWSIMLSLKTVHPEDLRGAAANASMISGADAGIAYALPMDVMQWGPKLEWRRQWMSRVARPQGDALGEEPALGDVAKRLSDVTLAQQVMIDHPDQFAAYRHFVKKRLQDRPRPKVIQVAGEGLKNGLDPEDARRKAYLAALGRAVESKSREDIDRLTQYFSPFDPLIAPFIPREFVHIDRQSPSPNVAAQWRCGLRSVFYAPPNDCSVTNVCDALELVQTHPEIAGDPEARWDCCNALLEVLKNRWGLRITSGASMKYGVADAHRTLELASSTLDQMDDLQEEAGVTAPDWRTRRMVLEKHLVRPVRSWRSEQAAVFALKASREPQPLTQTVAAETP is encoded by the coding sequence ATGCGGTACGGACTGACGTTCCTCCATCGACTTTCCTCTTTCAGCGCCGGCGCCACGGCGGGCGGACTGATCGTCGGCCTGCTGTCATGGGTCTGGTGCAGTCAGTTCGTCATCGCCTGGGGAACCGGGCTCGCCTCCGTGACGTCCATCGGCGTGGCCCTGGTCCTCGCCGCCTCCATCCGGCTGGCAACCCGCGGGACATCGGGCGCCACATCGCCCTCGACCTGGCTCGCCATCGCCGCCTGGACTGTCGCGAGCCCGAACGTTCTTGCGTTCACAACGGGCTCGAGCGGTCGAATTCTGGACGACCCGTTCCGTGCGTTCCTGACCACCCAGACAGCGGCTCTCTTCTTCCTGCTTCCAGGATTCTCGCTTCTTCTGCGGGGAATGCCCCGGAGCGATGAAGGCAACGGCGCCGCGATTCGACGGGCCACGGTGGCGGCTGGCGCCGTGTGGTGCCTCGCGCCACTGACGCTGGGTGTCTGGCCCGGGCCGCACGCGGCGGCGCTGGGGATGGCTGCGCTCCTCCTCGCGCGGTTCGTCCGGGAACTGATGTCGCGGACGGAAGCTCCCGTGGGAACGTCGACTGCGTCAGTCTGCCAGGGCGACGGCCTGCTCATCACGGCGTGCGGCGCCGCGACGGGCGCCGGCATGGCCATCGCCATCACCCAGTGGGTTCAGATGCAACTGTTTCTGCCGACGGCCGCGCTCTGGTGCGCCACCTGGGGCGGTCTGCTGCTCGGCGTCGGTGGCGCGATGAAATCGCGCCGCTCGGGCGATTCACTGTCGCGGGCCGCCCGGCACTTCGCGACGATGGCTCTCCTCGTGGGCGCGATGGCGGCCTGCTTCGCGCTGCTGCTGCGGACGGCGATGACGATCAGCGGATCCGTCTCCTGGCTTCCGGCGATCGTCGTCCTGAGAATGTTGATCGTCGTCGCGTTGGCGTACCTGCCCGGCCGGACGCTCGGATTCGCGTTGTCCACAGTCGCAGGAGGGGCGACTGTCGCGGCGTGCGGCCGTCCGTTGCTGGTGGCGGCATGCTTCGTGGGTGCATTCTCGGCCGCCTGCTGGAGGGACGTCACGCTGCTGTCCGCGGGGCCGTTCAGCCTGGCGTTCGGTGCAGCCGCGGTCGGACTCTGGCTGCTGTCGGCTGGCAGTGCCAACGTTCACTCACGTCTGCGCTGGACAACACTGGCCGCTGCGTCACTGGCAGTCGTGGCTGCCTGCGTCGCCGATCCCGCAGGCAGCATTGCCGCCCAGCGGGCCCTGTTTTCCGGAACACATTTCCAGGCGCGGGCGCTGGGAGTGCCCGGCCAGTTGTTGAGATCGCTCGATGACGGCCGCCTGCTCCGCTCGACTGTGACGTCTTCGGGCGTCACCGCGGTGTGGTCGCATTCCGGGGTTCAGTGGGCCCTTCGGGAAAACGGCCTGACGCGCGGCGTGGTCAGCACGCAGCCCGATCTTTGTCCCCAGTCGGTCCCGGAAGTGCTCGCGGCCGTGTTGCCGCTCACGATGCATCCCCAACCGCACCATATCCTGTTGATGTCGGCGTCGTATCCGACGGTCGCAGCGACGTGCCTCGTCTTTCCAGTCGAATCGGTCACTGCGGTCGACGACAATTCCGCCGCATTGACGTTCTGCCGGGAATCGGCCGAACGGATCGTCCCCAGCCTGAACAAGGGCGACAACCGCCTCGTCCTGCACCACGCCGATCCGATCCGCGGTCTCGCGACGAGCGACCGGATCTATGACGTGATCATCTCGCCCGATTCGATCGTGGGGGATCTGGAATCGGTCCGCCAGTGGACGGCCGAGCATCTGCGGATGGTTGCGTCCCACCTCTCTGCCGAGGGTGTCTACTGCCAGCGGATCACCTGCTTCGACCTGAACGTCCACTCGGTCCTCGATGTCGTCCGCACGGCGCAGGCCGTGTTTCCCGTCGTGCAACTGAGCGAAGTGGCCCCCGGAGAATGGCTGCTCGTGGGGCGGCCGACCGGGGAGGCCGTGCTCGACAAGACGTTCCTTGAACGGCTGGAGAAGCCGCATGTGCGCGACGTGCTCGCCCAGGCCGGATGGGACTGGTCGATCATGCTCAGCCTGAAGACGGTCCATCCGGAGGATCTTCGAGGTGCTGCCGCCAATGCGTCGATGATTTCAGGTGCGGACGCGGGGATTGCCTACGCGTTGCCCATGGACGTCATGCAGTGGGGACCGAAGCTGGAGTGGCGACGCCAGTGGATGTCGCGCGTCGCCCGGCCACAGGGAGATGCGTTGGGCGAAGAACCGGCGCTGGGGGATGTCGCCAAACGTCTCAGCGACGTGACGCTGGCGCAGCAGGTGATGATCGATCACCCTGACCAGTTCGCCGCCTACCGGCATTTCGTGAAGAAGCGGCTCCAGGACCGGCCCCGGCCCAAGGTGATCCAGGTGGCGGGTGAAGGCCTGAAGAACGGACTCGATCCGGAGGACGCACGCCGCAAGGCCTACCTCGCGGCACTCGGCAGGGCCGTCGAATCGAAGTCGCGGGAGGACATCGATCGGCTGACGCAGTACTTCTCGCCGTTCGATCCCCTGATCGCCCCGTTCATTCCCCGCGAGTTCGTTCACATCGACCGTCAATCGCCGTCGCCCAATGTTGCCGCCCAATGGCGGTGCGGCCTGCGATCCGTGTTCTATGCACCGCCGAATGATTGCAGCGTGACCAACGTGTGCGATGCGCTGGAACTCGTCCAGACGCATCCAGAAATCGCCGGCGATCCCGAAGCCCGATGGGACTGCTGCAATGCACTGCTCGAGGTGCTGAAGAACCGCTGGGGATTGCGCATCACCTCGGGTGCGTCGATGAAGTATGGCGTCGCGGACGCCCATCGCACCCTGGAACTCGCCTCTTCAACCCTTGATCAGATGGATGACCTGCAGGAAGAGGCGGGGGTCACGGCCCCCGACTGGCGGACGCGCCGGATGGTGCTCGAAAAGCACCTGGTCAGGCCTGTGCGCTCCTGGCGATCAGAGCAGGCGGCTGTCTTTGCACTGAAGGCTTCCAGAGAACCGCAGCCATTGACGCAGACCGTCGCCGCTGAAACTCCGTAG
- the ilvN gene encoding acetolactate synthase small subunit: MRHVLSALVMNQPGVLAHVSGMLASRAFNIDSLAVGETENPKYSRMTFVITGDGKVLDQVRKQLEKIVTIVTVSDFSGQEFVERDLMLIKVKTPPGKRSEVVELVEIFRGRIVDVSTEQLMIEISGQERKVEAFIDAVRPYGIIELVRTGRIALMRDVCVTAEAPPGT; encoded by the coding sequence ATGCGTCATGTGCTTTCGGCCCTCGTCATGAATCAGCCCGGCGTGCTCGCCCACGTTTCGGGCATGCTCGCGTCCCGGGCCTTCAACATCGACAGCCTGGCCGTCGGCGAAACCGAGAATCCCAAGTACTCGCGGATGACCTTTGTGATCACCGGGGACGGCAAGGTCCTCGACCAGGTCCGAAAGCAGCTCGAGAAGATCGTCACGATCGTGACGGTCAGCGATTTCTCAGGTCAGGAGTTCGTCGAGCGCGACCTGATGCTCATCAAGGTCAAGACGCCCCCGGGCAAACGCAGTGAAGTGGTCGAACTTGTCGAGATCTTCCGCGGCCGCATCGTCGACGTCAGCACGGAACAGCTGATGATCGAGATCTCCGGCCAGGAGCGCAAGGTCGAGGCGTTTATCGATGCCGTCCGGCCGTATGGAATCATCGAACTCGTGCGGACCGGCCGCATCGCCCTGATGCGCGATGTGTGCGTGACGGCCGAGGCTCCTCCGGGAACCTAA
- the proB gene encoding glutamate 5-kinase, translated as MSVSHRQQVFAASQAVVVKIGTNALSRPDDTLDVDRIHRLAEQLWAIRATGRRVVVVSSGAVGAGIGLLKLKGRPRDLPHVQAAAAAGQARLIRAYDEALQVHGVHAAQILLTANDFKHRTRYLNVRNTLHTLFEYPVIPIVNENDTVSISEIKFGDNDRLAAMVASLIEKPLLIILSVVDGLLDGDPSDPAARPLRLVENLKAVESLAGSSKSSRGTGGMKSKLESVRMATHTGTNVIIADGRMDGVLDRVTAGEELGTLFLSRKESVPAWKRWIGYTVTPRGALRLDEGAVRAVVEKGRSLLAIGVTGVDGDFSKGELVSLFDPSGHEFARGLSNFDARTAASIAGKRTEQVIEALGAGAYQEVIHRDNLTVMG; from the coding sequence ATGAGCGTTTCCCACCGCCAACAGGTTTTTGCCGCGTCGCAGGCGGTCGTCGTCAAGATCGGCACGAATGCGCTGTCCAGGCCGGACGACACTCTCGATGTCGACCGCATTCACCGGTTGGCCGAGCAGTTGTGGGCCATTCGCGCGACGGGGCGGCGCGTGGTGGTCGTCTCCAGCGGGGCCGTAGGGGCCGGCATTGGGCTGCTGAAACTCAAGGGACGGCCGCGCGATCTGCCGCACGTGCAGGCGGCCGCCGCGGCCGGGCAGGCGCGCCTGATCCGTGCCTACGACGAGGCGCTCCAGGTCCACGGGGTTCACGCCGCGCAGATCCTCCTGACGGCCAATGATTTCAAGCACCGCACGCGCTACCTCAACGTTCGCAACACGCTCCACACCCTCTTCGAGTATCCCGTCATTCCGATCGTCAACGAGAATGACACGGTCTCGATCAGCGAAATCAAGTTCGGCGACAACGACCGTCTCGCGGCAATGGTTGCAAGCCTGATCGAAAAGCCGCTGCTGATCATTCTTTCGGTCGTCGACGGCCTGCTCGACGGCGACCCTTCAGATCCGGCGGCGCGGCCGCTGCGACTCGTCGAGAACCTGAAAGCCGTCGAATCGCTGGCGGGCTCATCCAAAAGCAGCCGCGGGACGGGGGGGATGAAGTCGAAACTGGAATCGGTGCGGATGGCGACCCATACCGGGACGAACGTCATCATCGCGGATGGGCGGATGGACGGCGTGCTCGATCGCGTGACCGCCGGCGAGGAACTGGGGACGCTGTTTCTGTCGCGGAAGGAATCGGTTCCGGCCTGGAAACGCTGGATCGGCTACACCGTCACGCCGCGCGGCGCGCTGCGACTCGACGAGGGGGCCGTCCGAGCTGTGGTGGAAAAGGGGCGTTCGCTGCTGGCCATCGGTGTGACGGGCGTCGACGGGGACTTCTCCAAAGGGGAACTCGTGTCGCTGTTCGATCCCTCAGGACATGAGTTCGCCCGGGGGCTGAGCAATTTCGACGCACGGACTGCCGCCTCGATCGCCGGGAAACGGACTGAGCAGGTGATCGAGGCCCTGGGAGCCGGGGCGTACCAGGAAGTCATTCACCGCGACAACCTGACCGTCATGGGCTGA
- a CDS encoding PVC-type heme-binding CxxCH protein — MRRSALAACGLLIAFAFSSSVRAEDPPGFRPIFDGKSLDGWKGNDKFWRVENGAIVAESTPANPCTVNEFLTWKDGEVDDFTLRLEFKLTASDEAKANSGIQFRSGVKPDGHVFGYQADIDLAGQWVGACYDELGRGVLARRGQSATISPDGKIAAKDLGDAAELLKAVKKGDWNEYEINAQGPRITLSINGKKTVEIEDQQKAERELSGLLALQLHSGPPQRIEFRNIRLKRHKLSDGRKKAVFVAGKPSHAPREHEHYAGCLLLSKKLDEAAKDGLPITTTVYHYGWPTDPTAFDNADTVIFYCDGGTNHYANQHLDQFDQLVQRGMGLCCIHYGVEVPKGPSGDKFLEWIGGYFEPHWSVNPHWMGKFTKFPDHPIARGVKPFEVLDEWYYHMRFRPDMEGVTPILTDLPPPESLTRPDGPHQGNPFVRAAVLERKEPQHVAWAYERPNGKGRGFGFTGAHFHKNWQNDEFRKVVMNAIVWTAGLDVPAEGVKTSTPSDEELEQNLDPKQPRKRAAADKTSAALQAAEANAKRFEAKVAAEIARTQRESKLQLDEVQNAVNANRKESQAKVAAVLAAASLSSRPAASSPMITVNTPGHAAEIDADITGARDLYLVVTDGGDGFGCDWANWIEPRLIGPAGEKKLTELDWKVATSDWGKVNKNLNANGQPMKVAGQPVSNGIGTHANSVIRFELPAGSTRFRSKVGLDNGGTDQGPSSSAQFHVFTQAPPAAFAKAGGGTASHEATDAVAQLDVNPELQATLFAAEPLLMNPTNIEVDHKGRVWICEVVNYRRFRNGDLPERKEGDRILVLEDTNLDGQADKSTTFYQGRDVDSAHGILLLPTLAGPGTKALISAGDSVFYLIDDDGDLKSDRKEVLFTGIGGVQHDHGIHAFVFGPDGKLYFNFGNEAKTIKDKNGKPIIDKQGHEVKADGNPYREGMAFRCNLDGSEFETLGWNFRNNWELAVDSYGAIWQSDNDDDGNRGVRINYVMEYGNYGFKDEMTGASWQTPRTNLEADLPQRHWHLNDPGVVPNVLQTGNGSPTGICVYEGTLLPPKFRGALIHCDAGPNIVRAYPITKSGAGYTGEMISILDGAKNRWFRPSDVCVAPDGSLIIADWYDPGVGGHRMQDVEHGRLFRVAPPGTPYSVSSFETTNPNGAVAALQSPNPSWRYIGWQALQTLGAKAAPAVQKMFETAAPIHRARALWLFGKLNVPPEKKVAAIRAGLRSPNADLRCTAIRLLREIRNEIDLSELVADLHMDDPAPEVRREFLLGLRDIQPEGLAKHWAQLAMQYDGKDRWYLEALGICAEGHWDECLSEWMALNGGKVKGSAAQDIIWRSRASQSARMLADAIGDPETTTDQLPRLFRALDFQKGPEADKAIQSLALEPQKGDEARQTLIASEAISRVKGVDLASKPEMKASLDKILARNAGSVQFVRLVDRFNLADRLPDVLAMVQAAPETQASVEAIKLLIEKENGKLLKQALSDGDAPRVSATLKALAAAKDNKTTGLLLPIIRDKARGDSIRREAIAALAASRAGTKQLSTLAEENKYDPALKEAVSAALHGSSDPDARALAGKLFPLPPGKDNKPLPPITELAARKGDVTNGRIVFHTTGTCIQCHQVNGLGKEVGPNLSEIGKKLTKQALFESILFPSAGISHNYESWVVATVDGNVFTGLISSETADEIVMKDAKSIVRTIRKSDIDERKKSDASLMPADLQKVLSEKELVDIVEFMTTLKEGTVAAAGN, encoded by the coding sequence ATGCGGCGCTCAGCTCTGGCGGCCTGCGGTCTGTTGATCGCCTTTGCATTTTCCTCGTCCGTGAGGGCCGAGGATCCGCCTGGCTTCCGGCCCATCTTCGACGGCAAGTCCCTCGATGGCTGGAAAGGCAACGACAAGTTCTGGCGGGTTGAGAACGGCGCCATCGTCGCCGAATCAACGCCCGCGAATCCCTGCACCGTCAACGAATTCCTGACCTGGAAAGACGGCGAAGTCGACGATTTCACTCTCAGGCTCGAGTTCAAACTCACCGCCAGCGACGAAGCGAAGGCCAATAGCGGCATCCAGTTCCGCAGCGGCGTGAAGCCGGATGGGCACGTCTTCGGCTACCAGGCCGACATTGACCTCGCTGGTCAGTGGGTCGGCGCCTGCTACGACGAACTCGGCCGCGGCGTGCTCGCCAGACGCGGGCAGTCGGCGACCATCAGCCCCGACGGCAAAATTGCCGCGAAAGACTTGGGGGACGCGGCCGAACTCCTCAAGGCGGTCAAAAAAGGGGACTGGAACGAATACGAGATCAACGCCCAGGGCCCCAGGATCACGCTTTCCATCAATGGGAAGAAGACGGTTGAAATCGAAGACCAGCAGAAGGCCGAGCGTGAACTCTCCGGCCTGCTGGCGCTGCAGCTGCATTCCGGCCCACCACAGCGGATCGAGTTCCGCAATATCCGTCTGAAGCGGCACAAGCTGAGCGACGGCCGGAAGAAAGCGGTGTTCGTCGCCGGAAAGCCGAGCCACGCGCCCCGTGAGCACGAGCACTACGCAGGCTGCCTGCTGCTGTCGAAGAAGCTGGACGAGGCCGCGAAAGACGGTCTGCCCATCACGACGACCGTCTATCACTATGGCTGGCCGACCGATCCAACCGCGTTCGACAACGCGGATACCGTCATCTTCTACTGCGACGGTGGCACAAATCACTATGCCAACCAGCATCTCGACCAGTTCGACCAGCTGGTGCAGCGCGGGATGGGGCTCTGCTGCATCCACTATGGCGTCGAAGTGCCGAAGGGCCCCAGCGGCGACAAGTTCCTCGAGTGGATCGGCGGCTATTTTGAGCCGCACTGGTCCGTGAATCCACACTGGATGGGAAAGTTCACGAAGTTCCCAGACCACCCGATCGCCCGCGGCGTGAAGCCGTTCGAAGTCCTTGATGAATGGTACTACCACATGCGGTTCCGGCCCGACATGGAAGGGGTCACGCCGATCCTGACCGACCTGCCGCCGCCGGAATCTCTCACGCGGCCGGATGGTCCCCATCAGGGAAACCCATTTGTCCGCGCCGCGGTCCTCGAGCGCAAGGAACCGCAGCACGTCGCCTGGGCCTACGAACGGCCGAACGGCAAAGGCCGCGGCTTCGGTTTCACCGGGGCCCACTTCCACAAGAACTGGCAGAACGACGAGTTCCGCAAGGTCGTGATGAACGCGATCGTGTGGACCGCGGGGCTCGACGTGCCGGCTGAGGGGGTGAAGACGTCGACGCCATCAGATGAGGAACTCGAGCAGAATCTTGATCCGAAGCAACCGCGGAAGCGGGCAGCGGCCGACAAGACAAGTGCAGCTCTTCAAGCCGCAGAAGCCAACGCAAAGCGATTTGAAGCAAAGGTGGCGGCAGAAATCGCCAGGACACAGCGCGAGTCGAAGCTGCAGCTTGATGAAGTCCAGAATGCAGTCAACGCGAATCGCAAGGAGTCGCAAGCGAAGGTGGCGGCCGTTCTCGCCGCGGCATCCTTGTCGAGCAGACCAGCCGCGTCCTCGCCGATGATCACTGTCAACACGCCGGGTCATGCCGCGGAGATCGACGCGGACATCACCGGCGCCAGGGACCTCTATCTCGTCGTCACCGATGGCGGCGACGGCTTCGGCTGTGACTGGGCCAACTGGATCGAGCCGCGGCTTATCGGCCCGGCCGGGGAAAAGAAACTCACCGAACTCGACTGGAAGGTCGCCACATCGGACTGGGGAAAGGTCAACAAGAATCTGAATGCCAATGGACAGCCTATGAAAGTGGCCGGCCAGCCGGTCTCCAATGGCATCGGCACGCATGCCAATTCGGTGATCAGGTTTGAATTGCCGGCCGGATCCACGCGGTTCAGGTCGAAGGTTGGCCTCGACAATGGCGGGACGGACCAGGGGCCCAGCAGCAGCGCCCAGTTTCACGTCTTCACGCAGGCCCCCCCGGCCGCGTTTGCAAAGGCGGGTGGCGGAACGGCGAGTCACGAAGCAACCGACGCCGTCGCGCAGCTCGACGTGAATCCCGAGCTTCAGGCCACGCTCTTCGCCGCCGAGCCCCTCCTCATGAACCCGACCAACATCGAGGTCGACCACAAGGGACGCGTCTGGATCTGCGAAGTCGTCAACTATCGCCGCTTCCGCAACGGCGACCTGCCCGAACGCAAGGAAGGCGATCGGATTCTCGTCCTCGAAGACACGAATCTCGATGGCCAGGCCGACAAGTCCACGACGTTCTACCAGGGACGCGACGTCGACTCGGCCCACGGCATTCTCCTGCTTCCCACGCTGGCCGGCCCTGGAACAAAAGCCCTGATCTCCGCGGGCGACAGCGTCTTCTATCTCATTGATGACGACGGCGACCTGAAGTCGGATCGCAAGGAAGTCCTGTTCACCGGCATCGGCGGCGTCCAGCACGATCACGGCATCCACGCCTTCGTGTTTGGCCCGGACGGCAAGCTCTATTTCAACTTCGGCAACGAAGCGAAGACGATCAAAGACAAGAATGGCAAGCCGATCATCGACAAGCAGGGACACGAGGTGAAAGCGGACGGCAATCCCTATCGCGAAGGGATGGCGTTCCGCTGCAACCTCGATGGTTCCGAGTTTGAAACACTGGGGTGGAACTTCCGCAACAACTGGGAACTGGCCGTCGATTCCTACGGCGCGATCTGGCAGTCGGACAACGATGACGACGGCAACCGCGGCGTGCGGATCAACTACGTCATGGAGTACGGCAACTACGGCTTCAAGGACGAGATGACCGGCGCCTCATGGCAGACGCCGAGAACGAATCTCGAGGCCGACCTGCCGCAGCGGCACTGGCATCTCAACGACCCGGGGGTTGTTCCGAATGTCCTCCAGACTGGCAACGGCTCGCCGACCGGCATCTGTGTCTACGAAGGAACCCTGCTGCCTCCGAAGTTCCGCGGCGCGCTGATTCATTGCGACGCCGGGCCGAACATCGTCCGCGCTTACCCCATCACCAAATCGGGAGCCGGCTATACGGGCGAAATGATCAGCATCCTGGATGGCGCAAAAAACCGCTGGTTCCGTCCCTCCGATGTCTGCGTCGCCCCCGACGGCTCGCTGATCATCGCCGACTGGTACGACCCGGGCGTGGGCGGGCACCGCATGCAGGACGTCGAACACGGCCGACTGTTCCGGGTTGCGCCTCCGGGCACGCCCTACTCCGTCTCGTCGTTCGAAACCACCAATCCCAACGGAGCCGTGGCCGCCCTGCAGAGCCCCAACCCTTCGTGGCGATACATCGGCTGGCAGGCGCTCCAGACTCTCGGCGCCAAAGCGGCCCCTGCAGTTCAGAAGATGTTCGAAACCGCGGCGCCGATCCATCGCGCCCGCGCCTTGTGGCTCTTCGGAAAACTGAACGTCCCGCCCGAAAAGAAGGTCGCGGCGATCCGCGCCGGCCTCCGCAGCCCGAATGCCGACCTGCGATGCACGGCGATCCGGCTGCTGCGTGAAATCCGGAACGAGATCGACCTGAGTGAGCTCGTCGCCGACCTCCACATGGACGATCCCGCGCCGGAAGTCCGCCGCGAATTCCTGCTCGGCCTGCGCGACATCCAGCCAGAGGGACTCGCGAAGCACTGGGCTCAGCTCGCCATGCAGTATGACGGAAAGGACCGCTGGTATCTCGAGGCCCTGGGCATCTGCGCTGAAGGGCACTGGGATGAATGCCTGTCGGAATGGATGGCGCTGAACGGCGGAAAAGTGAAGGGCTCCGCCGCCCAGGACATCATCTGGCGTTCCCGTGCTTCGCAGTCGGCGCGAATGCTGGCCGACGCCATTGGCGACCCCGAGACGACGACCGACCAGTTGCCCCGGCTGTTCCGCGCCCTCGATTTCCAGAAGGGGCCCGAGGCGGACAAGGCCATTCAGTCGCTTGCCTTGGAACCACAGAAAGGGGACGAAGCCCGGCAGACCCTGATCGCCTCCGAAGCGATCAGCCGCGTCAAAGGGGTCGACCTGGCCTCGAAGCCGGAGATGAAAGCCTCGCTCGACAAGATCCTCGCCCGGAATGCCGGCAGCGTACAGTTCGTCCGCCTGGTCGACCGTTTCAATCTGGCCGATCGTCTGCCGGATGTTCTGGCAATGGTTCAGGCCGCTCCCGAAACGCAGGCCTCGGTCGAAGCGATCAAGCTGCTCATCGAAAAGGAAAATGGCAAGCTGCTGAAGCAGGCGCTTTCCGACGGCGACGCGCCCCGCGTGAGCGCGACTCTCAAAGCCCTCGCCGCTGCAAAGGACAACAAAACCACTGGACTCCTGCTGCCGATCATCCGGGACAAAGCCCGGGGCGACTCGATCCGCCGTGAGGCCATCGCCGCGCTCGCAGCAAGCCGCGCCGGCACGAAGCAGTTGTCCACCCTGGCCGAAGAGAACAAGTACGATCCCGCGTTGAAAGAGGCCGTCTCCGCGGCACTCCACGGCTCGTCCGATCCCGACGCGCGAGCCCTCGCCGGCAAGCTCTTCCCGCTTCCGCCCGGCAAAGACAACAAGCCTCTGCCGCCGATCACCGAACTCGCCGCCCGGAAAGGTGACGTTACGAACGGACGGATCGTGTTCCACACCACCGGAACGTGCATTCAGTGCCACCAGGTCAATGGCCTCGGGAAGGAAGTCGGCCCCAACCTTTCCGAAATCGGGAAGAAACTCACGAAGCAGGCCCTGTTCGAATCGATCCTGTTTCCTTCGGCTGGCATCAGCCACAATTACGAGTCGTGGGTCGTCGCCACCGTTGATGGAAACGTTTTCACCGGCCTGATCTCTTCGGAGACGGCCGACGAGATCGTCATGAAAGACGCCAAGTCGATCGTCCGCACGATCCGGAAATCGGACATTGACGAACGGAAGAAGTCGGACGCATCGCTCATGCCGGCCGACCTGCAGAAAGTGCTCTCGGAAAAGGAACTCGTCGACATCGTGGAGTTCATGACGACTCTGAAAGAGGGAACGGTCGCCGCCGCGGGGAATTAG
- a CDS encoding response regulator, whose product MPGHTATPTRPFDVLLVEDSPSDAELTRKAFQRQRVDMRLHHVWDGIECLNFLGRVDPFKEAPRPDLILLDLNMPRMDGREVLRKVKGDQELCPIPIVVLTTGGERSDILEAYREHANAYVIKPVDLERFFSLVGNIRNFWMQTVELPNRG is encoded by the coding sequence ATGCCGGGCCACACGGCGACTCCCACGCGTCCATTCGATGTCCTGCTCGTCGAGGATAGCCCTTCCGATGCCGAACTGACCCGCAAAGCATTCCAGCGGCAGCGCGTCGACATGCGGCTGCATCATGTCTGGGACGGAATCGAGTGCTTGAACTTCCTGGGGCGCGTCGATCCGTTCAAGGAAGCTCCACGCCCCGACCTGATCCTGCTCGATCTCAATATGCCCCGCATGGATGGCCGGGAAGTGCTTCGCAAGGTGAAGGGTGATCAGGAGCTTTGTCCGATACCAATTGTCGTGCTGACGACTGGCGGCGAAAGATCGGATATCCTCGAAGCTTATCGCGAACACGCAAACGCCTACGTCATCAAGCCAGTCGACCTCGAGCGGTTCTTCTCGCTCGTCGGCAACATCCGGAATTTCTGGATGCAGACCGTCGAACTCCCGAATCGGGGGTAG